The segment CGCCGCCCGGCACGGCCGCAGCTACCTGCCGCCCGCGTTCACCGCCGACGCCGACCTGTCCGGCCTGGCCCCCGGCGAGCACGTGCTCGTCCGCGGCCTCGGCCTGGCCTTCGTCGACCTGGTCGCGCTGCTCACCGAGGGCCGCGGCGGCCGCTTCACCCCGCGCCCCGGCGGCGGCCTGCGCTACCACCCGTCCGGCCGCGAACCGGTGCTGCACGCGGGCTCCCGGCGCGGCGTCCCGTACCACGCCAAGACCGGCTACCGGCTCCAGGGCCCGCCCCCGCCGCTGCCCCGCCACTTCGGCCCCGACCTCGAACTCCCGGACGGGACCATCGAGTTCAAGCGCGACCTGTGGCCCGCCATGGCCAAGGAGATCGGCTTCGGCTACTACCACGAGCTGTTCCACGGCCACCCCGAACGCACCGCCCTGCCCTGGGCCGAGTTCCTCGCCGCCCACGACCGCCTCCCCTGGTACGGCCCCGAGCGCGCCGCCCTGGTCGCCGCCGCCGTCCCCGACCCCGAGGACCGGCTCGACCTGGAGCGCCTGGACCGCCCGCTGGCCGGCCTGCGGGCCGGCAGCCCCGCCGAGCTCCAGCAGCACCTGCGCGCCCACCTGCGCGCCGACCTGGCCCGCCGCTCCGACCTGCGGCACAGCGCCGACCTCGGCGCCTTCCACGCCCTGCTCTCGCTCTACGGCCAACTCGTCCGCCTGCTGCCCGTCCACCCGCTCACCGCCCGCTCCACCGCCGCCGAACTCGACGGCTGGTGGCAGGGCTTCTTCTCCTTCTACGCCTCCGGCCCGCCCGGCTTCCGGCTGGAGCAGCTGCTCGCCCTCTCCGACGCCGGCCTGCTGCACTTCCTCGGCCCCGACCTGCGGGTCGACCTCGACGAGCAGCACGGCACCTTCCGCGCCTCCTCCCCCGCCCTGCCCGGCCACCACGTCCACGGCACCGCCCTGGTCGACGCCTTCCTGCCCCGGCACGACCTCGGCCGCACCGGCGACCCGCTGCTGCGCCACCTGCTGCGCGAGGGCCGGATCGACGAGGAGGAGCTGACCGACCCGGACGGCCACCGCTACCGCTCCGGCCTGGTCCGCACCGACCCCGACGCCCGCCTGCTCGACCCCGCCCTCGGCGGCCGCCCGCACCCGCGCCGCACCGCCCTCGGCGCCCCCACCACCACCCGCGCCCCGGCCGCCTTCGCCCGCCCGCGCACCGACGCCCCGTCCTTCCGGCAGAACGACGCCGTCGCCCGCCGCCTGCTCACCGAACTCCAGAAGGAGGAGTGAACCCCCGGGAGAGCCGACCGCCGCCGCACGACACCCCCACCCGCACCGGATACGCTCCAAGCACCCCGAGCCCTCCGGAGAACCCGCCATGGCCAAGCAGCCCCCGCACCGCGACCCCGACCAGGACGCGCCGCAGATCTCCCCGCCGGCCCACGCCGCCGCCGGGCTGCCCGCGATCGGGCACACCCTGCGGATGGCCGCCGAGCAGATGTCCCCGGGCCGGACGCTGGCCACCCTGCGCCGGATCAACCAGCCCGGCGGCTTCGACTGCCCGGGCTGCGCCTGGCCCGAGCCGGACAAGCCGCACCTGGCCGAGTTCTGCGAGAACGGCGCCAAGGCCGTCGCCGAGGAGGCCACCGAGCGCCGGATCACCCCGGCCTTCTTCGCCGAGCACCCGGTCGCCGACCTCGCCGAGCGCTCCGGCTACTGGCTCGGCCAGCAGGGCCGGCTCACCACCCCGATGCTGCTGGACGAGGGCGCCACCCACTACGTGCCGATCGGCTGGGACGACGCCTTCGCGCTGGTCGCCGAGGAGTTGACCGCGCTCGGCTCCCCGGACGGGGCCGCGTTCTACACCTCCGGCCGGACCTCCAACGAGGCCGCCTTCGCGTACCAGCTGTTCGCCCGCCGGTTCGGCACCAACAACCTGCCGGACTGCTCCAACATGTGCCACGAGTCCTCGGGTTCGGCGCTCACCGAGACGCTCGGCGTCGGCAAGGGCAGCGTCTCGCTCAAGGACCTGTACCAGGCCGACCTGATCATCGTGGCGGGCCAGAACCCGGGCACCAACCACCCCCGGATGCTCTCCGCCCTGGAGCGCGCCAAGCGGGCCGGCGCGAAGATCGTCAGCGTCAACCCGCTGCCCGAGGCCGGCCTGGAGCGGTTCAAGAACCCGCAGACCCCGCGCGGCCTGGTCGGCGGCGGCACCAAGCTCACCGACCTGTTCCTGCAGATCCGGCTCGGCGGCGACCTGGCCCTGTTCCGCGCCCTCAACCACCTGCTGCTCGGCACCCCGGGCGCCGTCGACGAGGCGTTCGTCGCCGAACACTGCGCCGGCTACCGGGAGTTCGCCGCCGAGGCCGCCGAGCTGGACCGGGACGCCGTGCTGCGCGCCACCGGCCTGCCCTGGGCGCAGATCGAGGAGCTGCACCGCCTGGTGCTCGGCTCGCAGAAGGTCATCGTCTGCTGGGCGATGGGCCTCACCCAGCACAAGCACTCCGTCCCCACCATCCGCGAGGTGGTCAACTTCCTGCTGCTGCGCGGCAACGTGGGCCGCCCGGGCGCCGGGGTCTGCCCCGTCCGCGGGCACAGCAACGTGCAGGGCGACCGCACCATGGGCATCTTCGAACGCCCCTCCGCGGCCTTCCTGGACGCCCTGGGCAAGGAGTTCGCCTTCGAGCCGCCGCGCGCGCACGGCCACGACACCGTGGACACCATTCGGGCGATGCGCGACGGCCGGGTGAAGGTGTTCTTCGCGCTGGGCGGCAACTTCGTCTCCGCGAGCCCCGACACCGACGCCACCGAGGCCGCGATGCGCCGCTGCCGGCTCACCGTGCACGTCTCCACCAAGCTGAACCGCTCGCACCTGGTCACCGGCGCCCGCGCGCTGATCCTGCCCACCCTCGGCCGCACCGACCGCGACCTGACCGCCGCCGGACAGCAGTTCGTCAGCGTCGAGGACTCCATGGGCATGGTGCACTCCTCCCGCGGCGGCCTGCGCCCGCCCGCGCCCGGCCTGCTCTCCGAGGTCGCCATCGTCACCCGCCTCGCCCGCGCCGTCCTCGGCCCCCAGGACCCCACCCCCTGGGAGGAGTTCGCCCTCGACTACGACCGGATCCGCGAG is part of the Kitasatospora cineracea genome and harbors:
- a CDS encoding FAD/NAD(P)-binding protein; translated protein: MPVLVVVGAGPRGTGLLERIAANAPELLGPGVELDVHLVDPHPPGGGRIWRRAQSPLLRMNSMAEDVTMFTDERTTMDGPVRPGPSLAEWAADPAAHPPHLPVEDPEVAAELRTLAPTDFPTRRVQSAYLDWTLRRAAAELPDNVRLFVHRDTALRITGDPAGPQRVHLSGTVLLADRVVLALGHLDSAPGPDTAAARAFAARHGRSYLPPAFTADADLSGLAPGEHVLVRGLGLAFVDLVALLTEGRGGRFTPRPGGGLRYHPSGREPVLHAGSRRGVPYHAKTGYRLQGPPPPLPRHFGPDLELPDGTIEFKRDLWPAMAKEIGFGYYHELFHGHPERTALPWAEFLAAHDRLPWYGPERAALVAAAVPDPEDRLDLERLDRPLAGLRAGSPAELQQHLRAHLRADLARRSDLRHSADLGAFHALLSLYGQLVRLLPVHPLTARSTAAELDGWWQGFFSFYASGPPGFRLEQLLALSDAGLLHFLGPDLRVDLDEQHGTFRASSPALPGHHVHGTALVDAFLPRHDLGRTGDPLLRHLLREGRIDEEELTDPDGHRYRSGLVRTDPDARLLDPALGGRPHPRRTALGAPTTTRAPAAFARPRTDAPSFRQNDAVARRLLTELQKEE
- a CDS encoding FdhF/YdeP family oxidoreductase: MAKQPPHRDPDQDAPQISPPAHAAAGLPAIGHTLRMAAEQMSPGRTLATLRRINQPGGFDCPGCAWPEPDKPHLAEFCENGAKAVAEEATERRITPAFFAEHPVADLAERSGYWLGQQGRLTTPMLLDEGATHYVPIGWDDAFALVAEELTALGSPDGAAFYTSGRTSNEAAFAYQLFARRFGTNNLPDCSNMCHESSGSALTETLGVGKGSVSLKDLYQADLIIVAGQNPGTNHPRMLSALERAKRAGAKIVSVNPLPEAGLERFKNPQTPRGLVGGGTKLTDLFLQIRLGGDLALFRALNHLLLGTPGAVDEAFVAEHCAGYREFAAEAAELDRDAVLRATGLPWAQIEELHRLVLGSQKVIVCWAMGLTQHKHSVPTIREVVNFLLLRGNVGRPGAGVCPVRGHSNVQGDRTMGIFERPSAAFLDALGKEFAFEPPRAHGHDTVDTIRAMRDGRVKVFFALGGNFVSASPDTDATEAAMRRCRLTVHVSTKLNRSHLVTGARALILPTLGRTDRDLTAAGQQFVSVEDSMGMVHSSRGGLRPPAPGLLSEVAIVTRLARAVLGPQDPTPWEEFALDYDRIRERIARVVPGFDDYNARVRRPGGFALPHAPRDSRTFPTATGKANFTVNPLTAPEVPAGRLLLQTLRSHDQYNTTVYGLDDRYRGITGGRRVVLVNPADAAELGLADGQFVDLVGEWSDGAERRAPRFRVVHYPVARGGAAAYYPETNVLVPLDSTADISNTPTSKSVLVRLEPAG